One genomic region from Dehalobacter restrictus DSM 9455 encodes:
- a CDS encoding murein hydrolase activator EnvC family protein — MDPFERWDDWEFEKAAREIGRGYRDDQEYVRSDWKDHRTYFNKKPSGGLLADWNGSQKRVLLSAFLFLTIVFSASGEDFVSKGVYAVYQGGMSSGNIYVALNTMAKEAIGLQNSESLPVNSVKEEIFYPPVAGAVKVAFESTDEDGTISSGIEIESALGTAVLCPQEGVVLEVSENKKLGKVIRINFGNGWEGLLGNFGDINVERGEPVSMGKKLGTVGVSSAQEKPWLYLELQKDGQPVDPLTYLIQN; from the coding sequence ATGGATCCGTTTGAGCGCTGGGATGACTGGGAATTTGAAAAGGCTGCCCGGGAGATCGGACGTGGTTACAGGGATGATCAGGAATATGTCAGGAGCGACTGGAAAGATCATCGGACTTATTTCAATAAAAAACCTTCCGGAGGTCTTTTGGCCGATTGGAACGGCAGTCAGAAAAGAGTACTTCTTTCGGCTTTTTTGTTTTTAACGATTGTTTTCAGTGCCAGCGGAGAGGACTTTGTTTCCAAAGGTGTCTATGCTGTTTATCAAGGCGGTATGAGCAGTGGAAATATCTATGTGGCATTAAACACGATGGCAAAAGAAGCAATAGGCCTTCAGAACTCTGAAAGCCTGCCGGTGAATTCTGTAAAAGAAGAGATTTTTTATCCACCTGTAGCCGGAGCTGTCAAGGTAGCGTTTGAGAGTACAGATGAGGATGGGACGATCAGCAGCGGAATTGAAATTGAAAGTGCGCTGGGGACTGCTGTGCTCTGCCCCCAGGAAGGAGTTGTACTCGAAGTCAGTGAAAATAAAAAACTCGGAAAAGTGATACGGATCAACTTTGGCAATGGCTGGGAAGGCCTTTTGGGGAATTTTGGCGATATTAATGTTGAACGGGGTGAACCTGTTTCGATGGGGAAAAAATTGGGGACAGTCGGAGTCAGTTCAGCACAGGAAAAACCCTGGCTCTACCTAGAACTGCAAAAAGACGGTCAGCCGGTCGACCCCTTGACATACCTAATTCAGAACTAG
- the rodA gene encoding rod shape-determining protein RodA codes for MIKERNWNFIRGLDLGMVLAVVLLLGASLLILSTASINVMASDPYHYVKTQVVWIATGIVLAVIVAFTDYENYKKIGIWIYAFNIFLLLLVFAFGSEAKGAQRWIPITSTQSIQPSEFAKVLLIVTFASFLNEREGKLNNVKDFILPLLFVLPPTLLIFLQPDLGTAMVFGAIFIGMMFVAGANPIKFGAVIVGCIGAAIGAVALHLATNLPGPLKFLEGLPLPLKDYQINRFIAFLDPAKDTSGDGYHVIQSVWAIGSGGIWGKGYQQGTQAQYNFLPEHHTDFIFSVVGEEFGFIGTSILLFIFCILLLRMVTVATKSRDRYGVLIVSGVVAMIVFHVFINVGMASGIMPVTGIPLPFITSGGSSMWANMLAVGLVLSVSRRGERRMF; via the coding sequence ATGATAAAAGAAAGAAATTGGAATTTTATCAGAGGTCTCGATCTTGGAATGGTCCTGGCAGTTGTACTGCTTTTAGGGGCGAGCCTGCTGATCTTAAGCACGGCTTCCATCAATGTTATGGCGTCAGACCCGTATCATTATGTGAAAACTCAGGTGGTCTGGATCGCTACAGGAATTGTTCTTGCAGTCATTGTTGCGTTTACTGATTATGAAAACTATAAAAAGATCGGTATCTGGATCTACGCTTTCAATATATTCCTGCTTCTTCTCGTTTTTGCTTTTGGTTCTGAAGCGAAGGGTGCGCAGCGCTGGATACCTATCACCTCTACGCAAAGCATTCAGCCCTCGGAATTTGCCAAAGTGCTGCTGATTGTTACGTTTGCCAGCTTTCTCAATGAGAGGGAAGGAAAGCTGAATAATGTAAAGGATTTTATTCTACCCCTGCTGTTTGTACTGCCGCCTACTTTATTAATATTTCTTCAGCCTGATTTGGGGACTGCGATGGTGTTCGGGGCGATTTTTATTGGAATGATGTTTGTTGCCGGAGCGAATCCGATTAAATTTGGGGCGGTGATTGTCGGCTGCATTGGGGCGGCCATTGGTGCTGTTGCATTGCACTTAGCCACGAACCTTCCCGGACCGCTGAAATTTCTGGAAGGATTGCCGTTGCCTTTGAAAGATTATCAGATTAACCGGTTTATTGCTTTTCTGGATCCCGCCAAGGATACTTCAGGGGATGGATATCATGTTATTCAGTCGGTTTGGGCCATAGGTTCCGGAGGCATTTGGGGCAAAGGGTACCAGCAAGGCACCCAGGCCCAATATAATTTTTTACCTGAGCATCATACAGACTTTATTTTTTCAGTTGTGGGCGAGGAATTTGGCTTTATCGGAACATCGATACTGTTGTTTATATTCTGCATCCTGCTTTTGCGGATGGTTACCGTAGCCACCAAATCGAGAGACAGGTATGGGGTCCTGATTGTCTCCGGAGTCGTAGCAATGATTGTTTTCCATGTTTTCATCAATGTTGGGATGGCTTCAGGAATCATGCCTGTCACCGGAATTCCTCTGCCGTTTATTACTTCCGGCGGCAGCTCGATGTGGGCAAATATGCTAGCGGTCGGGCTTGTCTTAAGCGTAAGTCGCAGAGGAGAACGACGAATGTTCTGA
- the minE gene encoding cell division topological specificity factor MinE: protein MLWELLYRVLGKDNSGSRSQAKDRLRLVLVHDRATISPYLMNRLKEDLVKVISNYMVINEEGLEVYLNQDEREVALMASVPVKKIRRDYMERTQSIS, encoded by the coding sequence ATGTTGTGGGAATTATTATATCGTGTGCTGGGCAAGGACAATTCCGGAAGCCGTAGTCAGGCCAAAGATCGGCTGCGGCTGGTTCTGGTTCATGACCGTGCCACGATATCGCCCTACCTGATGAATCGCTTAAAAGAAGATCTGGTCAAGGTGATATCGAATTATATGGTGATCAACGAAGAGGGGTTGGAGGTATACCTGAATCAAGATGAGAGGGAAGTCGCGCTGATGGCCAGTGTTCCTGTAAAGAAAATTAGAAGGGACTATATGGAGAGAACACAGTCGATTTCGTGA
- the minD gene encoding septum site-determining protein MinD, whose amino-acid sequence MGETIVVTSGKGGVGKTTTTANLGTALAFAGFKVALVDTDIGLRNLDVVMGLENRIVYDIVDVTSGSCRIKQALIKDKRFNSLHLLPAAQTKDKTAVSPDEMEVLCEELREEFDYTLIDCPAGIEQGFYNAIAGADKAIVVTTPEVSAVRDADRIIGLLESADLRNPKLIINRIRPRMVKQGDMMDIEDIVDILAIDLLGVVPEDEKIIVSTNRGEPAVMDGVSKAGEAYRRIAQRVRGEEVPLMNLDVSNSLMDKLKNLVGIR is encoded by the coding sequence ATGGGTGAAACAATTGTAGTAACTTCAGGGAAAGGTGGCGTAGGGAAAACTACTACAACAGCAAATTTGGGGACAGCCCTGGCTTTTGCCGGATTTAAAGTTGCATTGGTCGACACGGATATCGGCCTTCGCAATCTTGATGTTGTTATGGGCCTCGAGAATAGGATCGTCTATGATATTGTCGATGTTACAAGCGGCAGCTGCAGGATCAAACAAGCACTTATTAAGGACAAGCGGTTCAACAGCCTGCATTTGCTTCCGGCTGCTCAGACGAAAGACAAAACAGCAGTAAGCCCCGATGAGATGGAGGTTCTCTGCGAAGAGCTGCGTGAAGAATTTGATTATACGCTGATCGATTGTCCGGCTGGGATTGAGCAAGGCTTTTACAATGCAATCGCCGGTGCGGACAAAGCAATTGTCGTTACGACGCCGGAGGTCAGTGCGGTCCGCGATGCCGACAGAATTATCGGACTATTGGAAAGTGCGGATCTGCGTAATCCAAAACTAATTATTAACAGAATCAGACCACGGATGGTTAAACAAGGGGACATGATGGACATTGAGGATATCGTTGATATCTTGGCTATTGATCTTCTCGGTGTGGTACCGGAGGACGAGAAGATTATTGTATCGACCAACAGAGGAGAACCCGCAGTCATGGACGGCGTTTCCAAAGCGGGCGAAGCTTACCGGAGGATTGCACAGAGGGTAAGAGGCGAAGAAGTCCCATTAATGAATCTGGATGTATCGAATTCCCTGATGGATAAACTGAAAAATTTAGTTGGCATACGCTAG
- the mrdA gene encoding penicillin-binding protein 2 gives MEERERQPYQRRLTWLSVVVILLFLILGFNLWWLQIAKASYYSNLAAGNVMKTVTTSAVRGEIVDSNNIVLAQSVPSFALTLDWTDLQKVNTNWKDVVANLAEYIKPYWPYPNQSVELITEDLLVMIRNQQWKSYKTVVILEDIPKELQAIIAEHSNELPGVSIEPIAERVYPQKTLLGQILGYVREISESEIEQFNEQAESNDDEYRYTQGDLVGKMGVEKSYDTWLRGSHGVEIVSVDGNARPIDKETLQEAQAGCTLQLTIDSKMQRVVENELDRVIKDIQKTHPDAQAGAAVVIDVNTGKILAMASRPFMDPNDLIGTISEETAQKYFSSEDAASFNRALTGTYPPGSTFKMITGMAALEAGVITPDDTFMDTMSSLGSPDVQSAGVAEWGGNNFGRVNLYSGLAHSSNIYFQIVGRRVYEKNPELIKKIANEFGLGVTSGVDLPYEAEGNVPSPAWKESYYKPYYDKKREEKLQEIGDKYAQLLASAKDQDEKNTLQHDKEDEIAQAEQEYKNNINEYVNWRLYDSFNSSIGQGANHYSILQMANYVATIVNGGKHYKPYVVDKILDPVTGKVVQQNQPEVLNEVSVSQQNIETIKKAMSEVTSGEGTAACLFRDIPEFTGGGKTGTAQIGSKGTSKEEAYNGMFVAFAPYDNPQIAFAGVVEYGGHGSETSGYVAKAAFKYHFGWK, from the coding sequence ATGGAAGAAAGGGAGAGACAACCCTATCAGAGGAGATTGACCTGGCTCAGTGTGGTTGTCATTCTTCTTTTTTTGATTTTAGGATTTAATCTATGGTGGCTGCAGATTGCCAAAGCGTCCTATTATTCGAACCTGGCGGCCGGTAATGTGATGAAAACGGTCACGACGTCCGCGGTCCGCGGAGAGATTGTGGACAGCAACAATATCGTTTTGGCCCAAAGCGTGCCGAGTTTTGCGCTGACCCTGGACTGGACTGACCTGCAGAAAGTGAACACCAACTGGAAAGATGTTGTTGCTAACCTCGCAGAATATATTAAACCGTACTGGCCTTATCCAAACCAATCGGTAGAATTGATTACCGAGGATCTTTTGGTGATGATTCGTAACCAGCAGTGGAAGAGCTACAAGACGGTTGTCATTCTGGAAGATATACCAAAAGAACTACAGGCGATTATCGCCGAGCACAGCAATGAGCTGCCCGGCGTCAGCATTGAACCAATAGCGGAAAGGGTTTATCCGCAAAAGACACTGCTTGGTCAGATCTTGGGTTATGTTAGGGAAATAAGCGAGAGTGAAATTGAACAATTCAATGAGCAGGCAGAGTCCAATGATGACGAATATCGCTACACGCAGGGTGACCTTGTAGGGAAAATGGGCGTGGAAAAAAGTTACGATACCTGGCTGCGCGGCAGTCATGGCGTAGAAATTGTCAGCGTCGACGGCAACGCGAGACCGATCGACAAAGAAACGCTCCAGGAAGCCCAGGCAGGTTGTACCCTGCAGCTGACCATCGACAGCAAGATGCAGCGTGTCGTGGAGAACGAACTGGACAGAGTGATCAAGGATATTCAGAAGACCCATCCCGATGCCCAGGCCGGCGCGGCGGTGGTCATCGATGTGAATACAGGCAAAATACTGGCCATGGCTTCCCGTCCTTTCATGGATCCGAATGACCTGATCGGGACAATTTCGGAGGAAACTGCTCAAAAGTATTTCAGCAGTGAAGATGCCGCATCATTCAACCGGGCGCTGACCGGTACGTATCCTCCCGGTTCGACTTTTAAGATGATTACGGGAATGGCTGCTCTGGAAGCAGGCGTCATTACACCGGACGATACTTTTATGGATACCATGTCTTCGCTGGGGTCCCCGGATGTACAAAGTGCAGGGGTCGCCGAGTGGGGTGGAAATAACTTTGGCAGGGTGAACCTTTATAGCGGGCTTGCGCATTCTTCCAACATCTATTTCCAGATTGTTGGCCGCCGGGTTTATGAGAAAAATCCGGAGCTGATCAAGAAAATTGCCAATGAATTTGGCCTGGGGGTTACTAGCGGTGTAGATTTACCGTATGAAGCGGAAGGAAATGTGCCTTCCCCGGCCTGGAAGGAATCTTATTATAAACCCTACTACGATAAAAAAAGAGAAGAAAAGCTTCAGGAAATTGGGGATAAATATGCGCAGCTTCTGGCCAGTGCAAAAGATCAGGATGAAAAAAATACACTTCAGCATGATAAAGAAGATGAAATTGCTCAGGCCGAACAGGAGTATAAAAATAACATTAATGAGTATGTAAACTGGCGGTTGTACGATAGTTTCAACAGTTCGATTGGTCAAGGCGCAAACCACTATTCAATTCTTCAGATGGCTAACTATGTCGCGACCATTGTCAATGGCGGAAAACATTACAAGCCTTATGTTGTGGACAAAATTCTTGACCCTGTGACCGGGAAAGTCGTTCAGCAGAACCAGCCGGAAGTTCTAAACGAAGTTTCTGTTTCCCAACAAAATATTGAAACGATCAAAAAAGCAATGTCGGAAGTAACGAGCGGTGAGGGGACAGCGGCCTGCCTTTTCAGAGATATACCAGAGTTCACCGGCGGCGGCAAGACCGGTACGGCCCAGATCGGTTCGAAGGGAACATCCAAAGAAGAAGCTTATAACGGGATGTTTGTCGCGTTTGCACCGTATGACAATCCTCAGATCGCATTTGCCGGCGTGGTGGAATATGGCGGACACGGCAGTGAAACATCGGGTTATGTCGCGAAAGCAGCATTTAAATATCATTTTGGCTGGAAATAG